One segment of Phycisphaerales bacterium DNA contains the following:
- a CDS encoding chemotaxis protein CheB, producing MSTEPLIVVGVGASAGGLEAFSQLLSNIPSDLRVAWVCVQHLDPTHESMMADLLSRKTSLEVKEAQPDERVQAGCVYIIPPNRFLTIDGNALRLDTPSGERGGRLAIDHLFRSLAESFGRSAIGVVLSGTGSDGTNGLRAIKAAGGFTIAQDPETAAYEGMPRSAVDHGVADLVLEIHEIPEAIQRFLDHPYVSGDGSGEMAGTAEDGGDRRSGELGTTGEQQRPEENDDVPAEIHEVFDLLRNKLGIDLTLYKMSTLARRVQRRMGLRHITAISDYRDLIEQDLTELQELARDVHISVTDFFRDPEAFQALSVRAIPRIFEAVSNDPDDERVIRVWAPGCATGEEAYSLAIALLEHRQTRSADADIAIQVFATDVDQEAIQQARAAVYPEACLSNVSKERREAHFDQLDTPGMFRVRQPVRDLVSFATHNLLSDPPFSRLHLVSCRNLLIYLRREAQETALSGFHFALRPQGYLLLGPSEALGQTASHFRVIDKRWRLYQRLETQRKHDTPGTPAFVGRRFEPVAHPSPTMQRRSEQRSGELASLRLLAQASTPPSVLINGEHQVVYLHGDLIEFLDLPSGAGRMTLIEMVREEPRTRIRAAVYRASRSRERIVTQGTLYTRGGERRAYEVIVTPCASTELGDDLLAVTFELGEASDADASSDPGMDTVTEELNREVEALRNDLQSTVEELEQANEELRTSNEESMTMNEELQSTNEELETQSEELRSVNEELITVNSQLREKLEELQEAHADIANLLHSTKLPAIFLDRNFCIRRYTPEARKLLSVIESDIGRPIRDLKGVCIDDGMLDDAQRVIDGLAPVEKEIQDEDGAWYLRRILPYRTADDRIDGVVVTFSQVTRLKDLTAALTAQREQQRAAAEAGVLALRENDFKVLADHAVYVVAHTLGCPLCKVLELTEDRSSMRLIAGVGWQEGLVGKAMVPNDRSSQAGYTLEASGPVVVTDLSGETRFSGPELLADHEVGSGISVVIVGSGGQPFGVLGVHSTQTKAFDEHQVAFVQQMANVLGVAIQRLAAGREVEESQRKLQSIIDNAPAAIYAKDLQGRFILSNAAHARALGVEHGQPLGKRDDDIAPSRELAELYRSNDAEVAKHGEPIEFEEHIEIDGKTVSFISQKFPLRTASGQIYAVCGISTDITERKRSEAHLRLVMSELNHRVKNTLASVQALARVTARNAPSLEAFRKAFADRLTSMGVAHSLLTRSDWRGANIGDIIASELEPRVGSADALEMEGPKLAVKPKSALSLHMAIHEMATNAAKYGALSSHQGRLRVAWRIVSPREAEGVEITWTERGGPRLEGVKPEGFGSQMIRDMLAYELEGEVSFEYEPDGLTARIWFPLRHTDTGAPPPLPARTKKPLTPLQLQRTANRAAPDGAAAADADADGASEPAPPLLYVEDNSVIARSMTVFLRELGFEVLGPVATVDAALELLEQHTPEVALLDIDLDGTMVYPVADRLRERNVPFAFVTGYNAEDLPEQHAQAPLFSKPLDLDGLEAWLTED from the coding sequence ATGTCGACAGAGCCGCTCATCGTCGTCGGCGTCGGAGCCTCCGCGGGAGGCCTGGAAGCATTCTCTCAGTTGCTTTCGAACATCCCCAGCGATCTGCGCGTCGCATGGGTGTGCGTGCAGCACCTCGATCCGACGCATGAGAGCATGATGGCCGACCTGCTGTCGCGCAAGACCTCGCTGGAGGTGAAAGAAGCCCAGCCAGATGAGCGCGTGCAGGCGGGATGCGTCTACATCATTCCACCAAATCGCTTCCTGACCATCGATGGCAACGCCCTCAGGCTCGACACACCCTCGGGCGAACGCGGCGGGCGCCTTGCCATTGACCACCTGTTCCGGTCACTGGCCGAGTCCTTCGGTCGCAGCGCCATTGGCGTGGTGCTGAGCGGCACGGGCAGCGATGGCACCAACGGATTGCGCGCCATCAAGGCAGCCGGCGGGTTCACGATCGCTCAGGATCCCGAGACCGCTGCTTACGAGGGCATGCCCCGCAGCGCGGTCGATCATGGCGTGGCCGATCTCGTGCTGGAGATTCACGAGATTCCCGAGGCCATCCAGCGGTTCCTCGACCACCCGTATGTCAGCGGCGACGGCTCCGGCGAGATGGCCGGGACGGCGGAAGACGGCGGTGATCGGAGATCAGGAGAACTCGGAACAACGGGCGAGCAGCAGCGTCCCGAAGAAAACGACGACGTCCCCGCCGAAATCCACGAGGTCTTCGACTTGCTCCGCAACAAGCTGGGCATCGACCTGACGCTGTACAAGATGTCAACCCTCGCCCGGCGTGTGCAGCGGCGGATGGGGCTGCGCCACATCACCGCGATATCGGACTATCGCGACCTCATCGAGCAGGATCTCACCGAGCTCCAGGAACTCGCCCGCGACGTGCACATCAGCGTCACGGACTTCTTCCGAGATCCCGAGGCCTTCCAGGCGCTCTCGGTTCGCGCCATTCCGCGCATCTTCGAGGCCGTGTCGAACGACCCAGACGACGAGCGCGTCATCCGCGTCTGGGCGCCCGGGTGCGCCACCGGGGAGGAGGCGTACTCGCTGGCCATCGCGTTGTTGGAGCATCGCCAGACGCGATCGGCGGATGCCGACATCGCCATCCAGGTCTTCGCCACCGACGTCGACCAGGAAGCCATCCAGCAGGCACGCGCCGCGGTCTATCCCGAAGCGTGCCTGTCCAACGTGAGCAAAGAACGTCGCGAGGCCCACTTCGATCAGTTGGATACTCCGGGGATGTTCCGCGTCCGCCAGCCCGTGCGCGACTTGGTGTCGTTCGCCACGCACAATCTGCTGAGCGACCCGCCATTTTCGAGGCTGCACCTGGTCAGTTGCCGGAATCTGCTGATCTACCTGCGGCGTGAGGCCCAGGAAACCGCGCTCTCGGGCTTTCATTTCGCGCTGCGGCCCCAGGGCTACCTCCTGCTGGGTCCCTCCGAGGCCCTCGGCCAGACCGCCAGCCACTTCCGCGTAATCGACAAGCGCTGGCGCCTCTATCAGCGATTGGAAACCCAGCGCAAGCACGACACGCCGGGAACGCCGGCGTTCGTCGGCCGCCGCTTCGAACCAGTGGCCCACCCCTCACCCACGATGCAACGCCGCAGCGAGCAACGCAGCGGCGAGTTGGCCTCGCTGCGACTGCTGGCTCAGGCGTCGACGCCGCCCAGCGTGCTCATCAATGGTGAGCATCAGGTCGTGTACCTCCACGGCGATCTCATCGAGTTCCTCGACCTGCCGAGCGGCGCGGGGCGTATGACCCTCATCGAGATGGTGCGTGAGGAGCCGCGGACCCGCATCCGCGCGGCGGTGTACCGGGCCTCACGGTCGCGCGAGCGCATCGTGACCCAGGGCACTCTGTACACGCGCGGTGGCGAGCGGCGGGCCTACGAGGTCATCGTCACGCCGTGCGCATCGACCGAACTTGGCGACGATCTGCTGGCCGTTACGTTCGAGCTAGGTGAAGCGAGCGACGCCGATGCCAGCAGCGATCCGGGCATGGACACCGTCACCGAGGAACTCAACCGAGAGGTCGAAGCCCTTCGGAATGATCTGCAGTCGACCGTCGAAGAGCTCGAGCAGGCCAACGAAGAGCTGCGCACGAGCAACGAAGAGTCGATGACGATGAACGAGGAACTCCAGTCGACCAACGAGGAGCTGGAGACCCAGTCCGAAGAGCTCCGCAGCGTGAACGAAGAGCTCATCACCGTCAACAGCCAGCTCCGCGAGAAGCTCGAAGAACTCCAGGAAGCCCACGCCGACATCGCCAACCTGCTGCACAGCACCAAGCTGCCCGCCATCTTTCTCGACCGCAACTTCTGCATCCGTCGCTACACGCCCGAGGCGCGCAAGCTACTCAGCGTCATCGAGAGCGACATCGGTCGGCCGATCCGTGACCTCAAGGGCGTGTGCATCGACGACGGCATGCTCGATGACGCCCAGCGCGTGATCGATGGCCTGGCGCCGGTCGAGAAGGAAATCCAGGACGAGGACGGCGCCTGGTACTTGCGTCGCATCCTGCCCTACCGCACCGCCGACGATCGCATCGATGGCGTGGTCGTCACGTTCTCGCAGGTCACCCGCCTGAAGGACCTCACCGCCGCCCTGACCGCCCAGCGCGAGCAGCAGCGGGCGGCAGCCGAGGCGGGCGTGCTGGCCCTCCGCGAGAATGACTTCAAAGTGTTGGCCGACCACGCGGTCTATGTCGTCGCCCACACGCTCGGCTGTCCGCTGTGTAAGGTGCTCGAGCTCACCGAGGACCGCAGCAGCATGCGCCTCATTGCGGGCGTGGGCTGGCAGGAAGGCCTCGTCGGCAAGGCGATGGTGCCCAATGACCGCAGCAGCCAGGCCGGCTACACGCTCGAGGCATCCGGCCCCGTGGTGGTCACCGACCTTTCGGGCGAGACACGCTTCAGCGGGCCCGAACTCTTGGCCGACCACGAGGTCGGCAGCGGCATCAGCGTCGTCATCGTGGGCTCGGGCGGACAGCCTTTCGGCGTGCTGGGCGTGCATTCGACACAAACGAAGGCCTTCGACGAGCACCAGGTCGCCTTCGTGCAACAAATGGCCAACGTCCTGGGCGTGGCGATCCAGCGCCTGGCGGCCGGCCGCGAGGTCGAAGAGAGCCAGCGCAAGCTGCAGTCGATCATCGACAACGCGCCCGCGGCGATCTATGCCAAGGATCTTCAAGGTCGGTTCATCCTCAGCAATGCTGCGCATGCCCGGGCCCTCGGCGTCGAGCACGGCCAGCCGCTGGGCAAACGCGACGACGACATCGCCCCCAGCCGGGAACTGGCCGAGTTGTATCGAAGCAACGACGCCGAGGTGGCCAAGCACGGCGAACCGATCGAGTTCGAGGAACACATCGAGATCGACGGCAAGACCGTGTCGTTCATCTCCCAGAAGTTCCCCCTGCGGACCGCCTCGGGGCAGATCTACGCGGTGTGCGGCATCTCGACGGACATCACCGAACGCAAACGCAGCGAGGCCCACCTCCGGCTGGTGATGAGCGAACTGAACCATCGGGTAAAGAACACCCTCGCCTCGGTCCAGGCCCTGGCCCGCGTCACGGCCCGCAACGCGCCGTCATTGGAAGCCTTCCGCAAGGCCTTCGCCGACCGCCTGACGTCGATGGGCGTGGCCCATTCGCTGCTGACGCGCAGCGACTGGCGGGGGGCCAACATCGGCGACATTATCGCCAGCGAGCTCGAACCGCGCGTCGGGTCGGCCGATGCCCTGGAGATGGAAGGCCCCAAGCTGGCCGTCAAGCCCAAGAGCGCGCTCTCGCTGCACATGGCCATCCACGAGATGGCCACCAACGCCGCCAAGTACGGCGCCCTCTCGTCGCACCAGGGGCGGCTCCGCGTGGCGTGGCGCATCGTGTCGCCTCGTGAGGCCGAGGGCGTGGAGATCACCTGGACCGAGCGCGGCGGGCCTCGCCTGGAGGGCGTAAAGCCCGAGGGCTTCGGCAGCCAGATGATCCGCGACATGCTCGCGTACGAGCTCGAGGGCGAAGTCTCGTTCGAATACGAGCCCGATGGGCTGACCGCCCGCATCTGGTTCCCGCTCCGCCATACCGACACGGGCGCGCCCCCACCCCTGCCGGCGCGGACGAAGAAGCCGCTGACGCCGCTCCAGCTCCAGCGCACCGCCAATCGCGCCGCACCGGACGGCGCGGCCGCCGCAGATGCAGACGCGGACGGGGCGAGCGAGCCCGCGCCGCCGCTGCTGTACGTCGAGGACAACTCGGTCATCGCACGCTCGATGACGGTGTTCCTGCGCGAGCTTGGCTTCGAGGTGCTCGGCCCGGTGGCTACGGTCGACGCCGCCCTCGAACTGCTCGAGCAACACACGCCCGAGGTGGCCCTGCTGGACATCGACCTGGACGGCACGATGGTCTACCCCGTGGCCGATCGGCTGCGCGAGCGGAACGTGCCCTTCGCCTTCGTCACCGGCTACAACGCCGAGGACCTGCCCGAGCAGCACGCCCAGGCCCCCTTGTTCAGCAAGCCGCTGGACCTGGACGGCCTGGAGGCATGGCTGACCGAGGACTAG
- a CDS encoding phosphoribosylformylglycinamidine synthase subunit PurQ, translating to MTRALVIRAAGINCDEEMARGFRMAGADVDVLHVRALANDPGRLDRYSLIGFPGGFSYGDDVASGRVLALLVREKLYPALRHAARRGVAMIGICNGFQVLTQAGLLPGPTERGASADQIEWPEQPQSATLALCDNQLGRYADRWVRLEVQADSPCIWTRDLQHDPTGTFMLPVGHGEGRLFAPPDVVNRLKRSGQAPLTYLDNFNGSAGAIAGVCDPTGRIFGLMPHPDRFLQWTRHPHYSRLDRASLAGEPAPGLRMFINAVEAAAPVTARSTLVK from the coding sequence ATGACGAGAGCACTGGTCATCCGGGCCGCGGGCATCAACTGCGATGAGGAAATGGCCCGCGGCTTTCGCATGGCCGGAGCCGACGTCGACGTCCTGCACGTGCGGGCCCTGGCCAACGACCCGGGTCGGCTGGACCGCTACAGCCTGATCGGCTTCCCGGGTGGCTTCAGCTATGGCGACGACGTGGCCTCGGGCCGCGTACTGGCCCTGCTGGTGCGGGAGAAGCTCTACCCCGCCCTCCGCCATGCCGCGCGTCGTGGCGTGGCCATGATCGGCATCTGCAACGGCTTTCAGGTGCTCACGCAGGCGGGCCTGCTGCCCGGCCCCACCGAACGAGGCGCTTCGGCTGACCAGATCGAGTGGCCCGAGCAACCGCAATCGGCCACCCTGGCATTGTGCGACAACCAGCTTGGCCGCTACGCCGACCGATGGGTGCGGCTCGAGGTCCAGGCCGACAGTCCCTGCATTTGGACGCGCGATCTGCAGCACGATCCGACCGGCACGTTCATGCTGCCCGTCGGCCACGGCGAAGGGCGCCTCTTCGCCCCTCCGGACGTGGTCAACAGGCTGAAGCGGAGCGGCCAAGCGCCCCTGACCTACCTCGACAACTTCAACGGCTCGGCCGGCGCGATCGCCGGAGTTTGCGATCCGACGGGTCGGATCTTTGGCTTGATGCCCCATCCCGATCGCTTCTTGCAATGGACGCGCCATCCCCATTACTCGCGCCTGGATCGCGCCTCGCTGGCGGGTGAACCCGCACCCGGATTGCGCATGTTCATCAACGCGGTGGAGGCCGCCGCGCCCGTTACCGCGCGTTCGACGCTGGTGAAGTAG
- a CDS encoding DUF1015 domain-containing protein, producing MPAVFPFRAVQFNHGKGDVSAFIAPPYDVLDARGKAKLLEKSPANIVAVDLPHTPAKELGPPEAYAKAADMYRGWLEDGTLSPTDRPSIFAYRQTFDFMGQRYQRSGMACTVETRPFGPREGGGVLPHEQTFSGPKQDRFALMEASATQFSPIFGLHADEDGAATALTKSVMDSRPADLTADMGDGVMHEVWTIDDAETIAAYEKALEGEDVFIADGHHRYTTAINYLAKLEEAGKEIGPDHPARRTMIVLVGMSDPGLAIGATHRVLGGMKDYDFGKLTNELDQYFTLDRVGREPGQIEAHMEKRFDPGKNVLGLIDLATNECVVLTLKDGDPLADKFASKPEAWRKLDVALVQHLIVEKVCEPKFNGGEAVKWAFPHTVDEVLEIASGQETGAGGGAGFAQVAVIVRPTPLDAVKEIGAAGELMPQKSTFFYPKLATGLFINPLTSDLPVGAGA from the coding sequence ATGCCCGCCGTTTTTCCCTTTCGGGCCGTTCAGTTCAACCACGGCAAGGGCGACGTGAGCGCGTTCATCGCGCCTCCCTATGACGTGCTCGATGCGCGTGGCAAGGCGAAGCTGCTCGAGAAGAGCCCGGCCAACATCGTGGCGGTGGACCTGCCCCACACGCCCGCCAAGGAACTGGGGCCCCCCGAGGCCTACGCCAAGGCCGCCGACATGTATCGCGGCTGGCTCGAAGACGGCACGCTGAGCCCGACCGACCGGCCCAGCATCTTCGCCTATCGGCAGACGTTTGACTTCATGGGCCAGCGATATCAACGCTCAGGCATGGCCTGCACGGTCGAGACCCGCCCTTTCGGCCCACGCGAGGGCGGCGGCGTGCTGCCCCACGAGCAGACCTTCAGCGGACCCAAGCAGGACCGCTTCGCACTCATGGAAGCCAGCGCGACGCAGTTCAGCCCCATCTTCGGCTTGCACGCCGACGAAGACGGCGCCGCCACCGCGCTGACCAAGAGCGTCATGGACAGCCGCCCGGCGGATCTGACGGCCGACATGGGCGACGGCGTGATGCACGAGGTCTGGACCATCGACGATGCCGAGACCATCGCCGCGTACGAGAAGGCACTGGAAGGCGAAGACGTCTTCATCGCCGACGGTCACCACCGCTACACCACGGCCATCAACTACCTGGCCAAGCTTGAAGAGGCCGGCAAGGAGATCGGCCCCGATCATCCCGCGCGGCGCACGATGATCGTCCTGGTGGGCATGAGCGATCCGGGCCTGGCCATCGGCGCGACCCATCGTGTGCTGGGCGGCATGAAGGACTACGACTTTGGCAAGCTCACGAATGAACTCGACCAGTACTTCACCCTCGATCGCGTGGGACGCGAACCCGGCCAGATCGAGGCCCACATGGAGAAGCGGTTTGACCCGGGCAAGAACGTGCTCGGTCTGATCGATCTGGCGACCAACGAGTGCGTCGTGCTGACCCTGAAGGACGGCGACCCGCTGGCCGACAAGTTCGCCAGCAAGCCCGAAGCCTGGCGCAAGCTCGACGTCGCACTCGTGCAGCATCTGATCGTTGAGAAGGTGTGCGAACCGAAGTTCAACGGCGGCGAGGCGGTCAAGTGGGCCTTCCCGCACACGGTGGACGAGGTGCTCGAGATCGCCAGCGGCCAAGAGACCGGCGCGGGCGGCGGCGCCGGCTTTGCGCAGGTCGCGGTCATCGTTCGCCCCACGCCGCTCGACGCGGTGAAGGAGATCGGCGCCGCGGGCGAACTGATGCCCCAGAAGTCGACGTTCTTCTACCCCAAGCTGGCGACGGGCCTGTTCATCAACCCGCTGACAAGCGACCTGCCGGTGGGCGCGGGCGCATAA
- a CDS encoding glycosyltransferase produces the protein MSQAPRVTVIIPSKDDHQRLRTCLESLRAQTLEETQFEIIVADNGSDPSLEPLAREFDARYVLQPEGGSYAARNAAIEIARGDVLAFTDSDCIPAKDWLEQGLAAMESRDGRVALPDLVAGRVDVFARDANAPTPAEIYEIVFAFPQAAYVQSDSFGVTANLFVRRRVIEKAGPFADGLHSGGDREFGRRATSAGFNLVYDPACVVRHPARHSIEQLYRKLDRVIGGLADSELAGPRGIDEVRRRARRAMKPPLGQWRRVWRQSDASVLSRLSACILIARLRWRTARSYRALAHTLRDRPD, from the coding sequence ATGAGCCAGGCGCCACGCGTGACCGTCATCATCCCGAGCAAGGATGACCATCAACGGCTGCGAACATGCCTTGAATCACTTCGTGCGCAAACGCTCGAAGAGACGCAGTTCGAGATTATCGTCGCCGACAATGGTTCGGATCCGTCGCTCGAGCCGCTGGCGCGAGAGTTCGATGCCCGGTACGTGCTTCAGCCCGAAGGCGGCTCGTATGCAGCCCGCAACGCAGCCATTGAGATCGCCCGCGGAGATGTGCTGGCCTTCACCGATTCGGACTGCATTCCTGCGAAGGATTGGCTCGAGCAGGGCTTGGCCGCGATGGAGAGCAGGGACGGCCGCGTCGCACTGCCCGACCTCGTCGCCGGCCGCGTCGACGTGTTCGCCCGAGACGCCAACGCGCCGACACCCGCGGAGATCTACGAGATCGTGTTCGCATTCCCGCAGGCTGCATACGTCCAGAGCGATTCGTTCGGCGTGACGGCCAACCTCTTCGTCCGGCGACGGGTCATCGAGAAGGCCGGTCCATTTGCAGACGGCCTGCACTCCGGTGGCGACCGGGAGTTCGGACGGCGCGCAACGAGCGCTGGCTTCAACCTCGTGTACGACCCCGCCTGCGTCGTGCGACACCCGGCCCGGCATTCGATCGAGCAACTCTACCGCAAGCTCGATCGCGTGATTGGTGGCCTTGCCGATTCCGAACTGGCCGGGCCACGTGGCATCGACGAAGTGCGCCGGCGTGCCCGTCGCGCAATGAAGCCGCCACTAGGACAGTGGCGGCGGGTATGGCGCCAGAGCGACGCCAGCGTGTTGTCGCGGCTCTCCGCGTGCATCCTGATCGCACGCCTTCGCTGGCGGACGGCCAGATCCTACCGAGCGCTCGCACATACGCTTCGCGACCGGCCAGACTAA
- a CDS encoding lipopolysaccharide biosynthesis protein, with product MLSIPAQSPPAKPAIGAEDPHRRHFSTDHLMGDLKGRSLRGGTVTLTAQTLKFVLHMGSTVVLARLLLPSDFGLIAMVIAVTGFVEMFKDAGLSTATVQRKDITHEQVSTLFWINVLLGVAATFVIAALAPVVAAFYAEPKLIPITMVLAGAMIFGGLTTQHQALLRRQMRFKALAIIQVSAMAMGIIVAIVMAILGFGYWALVGNICAAAATNAVLVWVFCDWRPGLPRRGCGAMSMLKFGGNVTGFSFLNYFTRNADNVIIGFVMGSGPLGIYSKAYNLLMLPIRQINAPVGAVMVPSLSRLQDNPVRYKRAYLQAMSALAMVGMPVVVVAYVLAHEMVFVLLGSEWAQAATVFRWLAPAALFGTINVAPGWLCVSLGKPQVQVRWAMMWAPITVAAFAIGVHWGIDGVAAAFSLSWCIGNFVFIAMACHNSPVRKRDLAARLSPQLTASLLSAIAGLLALGALDEPVPSAIGRIAIVGPLVGLVYLGVLWLIPASRSQLSTLLHDGIKAAATKDGAR from the coding sequence ATGTTGAGCATACCCGCCCAGAGCCCGCCCGCCAAGCCCGCCATTGGGGCCGAAGATCCGCACCGGCGGCATTTCTCCACCGATCACCTGATGGGTGATCTCAAGGGGCGATCGCTGCGCGGCGGCACGGTGACCCTTACTGCACAGACCCTGAAATTCGTGCTCCACATGGGCTCGACAGTCGTGCTGGCTCGCCTGCTGCTGCCCAGCGACTTCGGCCTGATCGCCATGGTGATCGCGGTGACCGGCTTCGTCGAGATGTTCAAGGATGCCGGGCTTTCGACCGCCACGGTGCAACGCAAGGACATCACCCACGAGCAGGTCTCCACGTTGTTCTGGATCAACGTACTGCTGGGCGTTGCGGCCACCTTCGTGATCGCCGCGCTCGCGCCGGTCGTTGCCGCGTTCTACGCCGAACCCAAGCTCATCCCGATTACGATGGTACTGGCGGGAGCCATGATCTTCGGCGGCCTGACGACCCAGCACCAGGCGTTGCTGCGTCGCCAGATGCGATTCAAGGCGCTTGCGATCATCCAAGTCTCGGCGATGGCGATGGGCATCATCGTCGCCATCGTCATGGCGATCCTGGGCTTTGGGTATTGGGCGCTGGTGGGCAACATCTGCGCAGCCGCAGCCACCAATGCCGTGCTGGTGTGGGTATTCTGCGACTGGCGTCCTGGGCTGCCACGTCGGGGCTGCGGCGCCATGTCGATGCTGAAGTTCGGCGGCAATGTCACGGGCTTCTCGTTCCTGAACTACTTCACCCGAAACGCCGACAACGTGATCATCGGCTTCGTCATGGGCAGTGGTCCGCTGGGCATCTACTCGAAGGCATACAACCTGCTGATGCTGCCAATCCGCCAGATCAATGCGCCCGTCGGCGCCGTGATGGTCCCGTCCCTGAGCCGATTGCAGGACAATCCGGTGCGGTACAAGCGTGCATATTTGCAAGCAATGAGTGCGCTTGCCATGGTTGGCATGCCGGTCGTCGTCGTCGCATACGTGCTCGCCCACGAAATGGTGTTTGTTCTGCTCGGGTCCGAGTGGGCTCAGGCTGCCACGGTCTTCCGCTGGCTGGCGCCGGCTGCCCTGTTCGGCACCATCAACGTCGCACCCGGATGGCTGTGCGTCTCGCTGGGCAAGCCGCAGGTCCAGGTACGATGGGCCATGATGTGGGCGCCCATCACGGTTGCAGCGTTTGCCATCGGCGTGCACTGGGGCATCGACGGCGTGGCGGCCGCGTTCAGCCTCTCCTGGTGCATCGGCAACTTCGTGTTCATCGCCATGGCGTGCCATAATTCGCCGGTCCGTAAGCGCGACCTTGCCGCCCGGCTGTCGCCACAACTCACCGCTTCATTACTCTCGGCGATCGCCGGCTTGCTCGCCTTGGGGGCTCTGGACGAACCCGTCCCATCGGCCATCGGACGCATCGCGATCGTCGGACCGCTGGTGGGGCTGGTCTACCTCGGAGTACTCTGGCTCATACCCGCCAGCCGATCGCAGTTGAGCACGCTCTTGCACGACGGCATCAAGGCCGCTGCCACCAAGGACGGCGCACGATGA
- a CDS encoding sulfotransferase, with protein sequence MSENALPQGPIFICGPSRSGTAMVRAALNLHPMVHLSGETHYFDDLRVALGTGGDGPLSPEQVRQAEDYLLALGHRPYSHGGDPDKGRVTRQAFRDRVGALAGDNAPTADLCLRAYCELEAEHHGKVVWGEKTPRHIFRIDDILTAFPDARVICMIRDVRAVVASYRDWKNQGGFDFEKDPGHKETLEADHQRAKKSYHPIIIASLWNGAMKSALAAEDRFGQDRVRLQRFEDVVGNPDAKMRALLDWLELPFDEAVLDMPMSNSSYEKFTEGRGVSKQPVDRWKSKLRPGEIAVIQRVSGKLIDQLGYERVQGVSATSALRHYASFPAAVVRAFRANRARMGSPMKFLWRRLRPMLQG encoded by the coding sequence GTGAGCGAGAACGCGCTGCCACAGGGACCAATCTTCATCTGCGGGCCGTCGCGCTCGGGCACGGCCATGGTGCGCGCGGCCCTGAACCTACACCCAATGGTCCACCTGAGCGGCGAGACCCACTACTTCGACGACCTTCGCGTTGCGTTGGGCACGGGCGGCGACGGCCCGCTCTCGCCCGAGCAGGTGCGTCAAGCAGAGGACTACTTGCTGGCCCTCGGCCACCGGCCTTACAGCCACGGCGGAGACCCCGACAAGGGTCGCGTGACTCGGCAGGCTTTCCGGGACCGAGTCGGTGCGCTCGCCGGGGACAACGCCCCCACCGCCGACCTGTGCCTTCGTGCCTACTGCGAGTTGGAGGCCGAGCACCACGGCAAGGTCGTATGGGGCGAGAAGACGCCCCGGCACATTTTCCGGATCGACGACATCCTGACGGCGTTTCCCGATGCGCGGGTCATCTGCATGATCCGCGACGTGCGCGCCGTCGTGGCGTCATACCGCGACTGGAAGAACCAGGGTGGCTTCGACTTCGAGAAGGACCCGGGCCACAAGGAGACGCTCGAGGCCGACCACCAGCGCGCGAAGAAGTCGTACCACCCGATCATCATCGCTTCGCTGTGGAACGGCGCGATGAAGTCGGCGCTGGCGGCCGAGGATCGCTTCGGCCAGGATCGCGTACGCCTGCAACGATTCGAGGACGTTGTGGGCAACCCGGACGCAAAGATGCGCGCGTTGCTTGACTGGCTCGAGCTTCCCTTCGATGAGGCCGTCCTGGACATGCCCATGTCCAACAGCAGCTATGAGAAGTTCACCGAGGGGCGGGGCGTCTCGAAACAGCCGGTGGATCGATGGAAGAGCAAGCTGAGGCCCGGCGAGATCGCTGTGATCCAGCGGGTAAGCGGAAAGCTCATCGACCAACTGGGCTACGAACGCGTGCAGGGCGTCTCGGCAACCAGCGCCCTGCGACACTACGCGTCGTTTCCCGCGGCGGTCGTTCGTGCCTTTCGCGCGAACCGCGCCCGCATGGGCAGCCCGATGAAGTTCCTGTGGCGTCGGCTGAGGCCGATGCTCCAAGGATGA